The Hyalangium gracile genomic sequence CCCGAGCGCGCGATGAGCACTTCGCGTGCGGTCAACACATGCACGCGAAGCACTTGTGCCAGACACACGTGAGAACCATTCATGAGGCCGCTGACAAGCCGTCTCGGGGACGGCGCCCGTGCCCACGAAGGTGGGCATTTCCAGCAAGCCGCTCATACCCCGGTGGCCGTCTTGTCTCAAATTCTGGAACTTTGCGACAGTCTGGCAAAAAACCAGTGAATTCAAAGGCTTGAGCATTATCAAACCTGTGATTAGCCTCCCCGGGGAGCGAGCAGGCGCCCTCAGCGGCCGGAGACATCATGGAGCACTTCAAAGGGAGCCTCACCCACTACTCGATGGACGTGGTGATCCCCGCGCTGTTGTCGCGCAAGGCGGTGGGGACGCTGCGGCTCGAGCGTGGCTCGGCCATTCGTTACTTCTTCTTCCAGGGCGGCTTCCTGGTGGGCGAGGGCTCCAACACGCCCAGCGAGCACCTGTCGCAGATGCTGGTGGATCTGGGCATCCTGGACGCGCCGCGGGCGGCGCTGGCGTACGAGGCGGCGGAGCTGGCGAACATGCCCTATGGGGCGTACCTGGTGCGCCAGCAGTTCGTGGAGATGCAGCGGATGCTGGAGGTGCTCGAGCACAAGGCGCGCGAGGCCTTCTTCGACTGCTACAACTGGGACTCGGGCGAGGTGGAGTTCAACCTGCAGCTGCCGTCGCTGGTGCACGCGGTGGAGCTGAAGCTGCCGCTGACGAGCCTGCACCGGGACGCGCTGGCGCGGCGGCGTGAGTGGAAGATGTTCCGGGACATCTTCCCGGGCATGGACACCACCTTCCGCGTCTTCCGCGAGCACGCCGTGGGGCACTTCTCCGAGGAGGAGTCCATCCTCATGAAGCGGGCGGAGGAAGGGGCCATGCTGGCCGAGCTGCTCGCCAGCGGGAAGGAGTCGCGCATCTTCGTGGCGCGGCGGCTCCTGCACCTGTACCGGCGCGGGGTGCTGGCGCCGCAGCGGGCGCGCGGCCCGTCCATGGGCGAGTCGCTGCAGGAGGCGGAGCTGCTGGAGGCCGCCCGGAACTTCCTGGACGAGGGCAAGTAC encodes the following:
- a CDS encoding DUF4388 domain-containing protein gives rise to the protein MEHFKGSLTHYSMDVVIPALLSRKAVGTLRLERGSAIRYFFFQGGFLVGEGSNTPSEHLSQMLVDLGILDAPRAALAYEAAELANMPYGAYLVRQQFVEMQRMLEVLEHKAREAFFDCYNWDSGEVEFNLQLPSLVHAVELKLPLTSLHRDALARRREWKMFRDIFPGMDTTFRVFREHAVGHFSEEESILMKRAEEGAMLAELLASGKESRIFVARRLLHLYRRGVLAPQRARGPSMGESLQEAELLEAARNFLDEGKYEHAIAVVEQVLEKGPVPEAHALYREAEVKLTLALCDELFAMDGRLVFEPLPRPLPTSLTADDLYLYSKLRGSTTIRKALSTAAMGEAAAARSVHRLLATGLIRIGPVLGELEPVRKTDPYGFLPRVQA